From Bicyclus anynana chromosome 11, ilBicAnyn1.1, whole genome shotgun sequence:
gacctcttataataaaagaatgtAGAAAATTTCTCATGAAAACTGGCCaactttgctttgacagttagaattattggtaaagaaaattatacctaaagtccaatattcaatgaaaTCCCAAATCCAGATCAAATTGAACCTTAAATTAATTgagtttaaagttgaatttgcaaatgcaactacttaaattgagtgccaagaagttgtatttggcactcattgagtggggacgttttttagTAGCCGATtctgcatccactttttaataggagattgatggtATTTATAGCACAGTATGGTGCTAAAATTTTTATGGCACCTGAAATTTGTTTTCTATTAATAATCCTGATATAATTAATGTTTAGGTAAAGAAGAAGGTGTATGGCATCTAGACCTGAAGAATGGTGATGGTGTGTGCGGGCAGGGTGAGCCTAAAAACCCTGCTGATGCCGTGCTTACTATGGACAGCCAAAACTTTGCCGATATGTTTGCGGGTGAGCTCAAATTCTATTATctatgaaagttttttttacatgCTTGAattagcagcggcgaagagttcatgcaagtcGATTCCCGTTGGATTATCttgaaaaatccatgcatattcattgttgtattcaaactttccttttctttgggacggcttaccttcattaaaattacatccttcgccactgctaattaagattataaattTACTCCCTCATCGCCCTGTTCTTATGCCACGCAAAATATGTCATTCTCTACTATTCGGGTCGGCAAAATTGTTTTTCTCTTCCATTTGCTTTTATCATGTCAGCTCATGATTTTTACTCTTGTTCGACACCTCCTCTTGTGTTCTATAtgcaatttttttgtaataattttgccttagatttttatcattatatgaTTATGTTCAAATTGCAAGTGcttgttttttaaatgtagattattatagcttggcaaattcgttcgtaacactcctgatggtctgcgcgggccgggagaggggtagcgatgtcCATCGCGCACGAcatcatacccgcgcagtcctttccccccgtcgcccgcatatcatcaacgaacttgccaagctataataaattatttctaaaaattatttatttgtagtataCTAGGCTACATATATTGAGTACTTAAATGGTAATCTAAGACAAAATAAGCTCTTCAGGGATGTGGactattaaaatatctaattacAGTCAAAGAATAACCTCACAACATAaaccaaaataattatttttctgtacAGGAAAGCTTAAGCCAGCCACTGCATTCATGATGGGCAAACTAAAAATCAAAGGTGACATGCAGAAAGCAATGAAATTGGAGAAAATGATGAAGTCACTAAAGGCAAAGGCGTAAAATTTTCCCACCATTTAAATTGAAGAATTGTGTATGATATTGTTACTAATTTCATTGGAGTTGGTGCTTAGTGTAATATTAATGAATCGGAAAAATCgaactataatattttaaagcataaGAACTTTTGATTCAGCGCCGCCTGCCTTTTGGACTGTTGTCATACTCACTTGGCTAAGGGTTTTCACTTCAGTTTATTAGtggatatttgatatttttatatgacaTGGCTAAAATGATAAAATCCTTTTAAATGAGATAAATATACTCATATGATGTACAAAAATGCAAGCTTGATTATATTTTGATCAAAATTTGCCCAATTTACAACCTTTTTATGTACAGACTACACAATGGATTTTGGGGATAACAATGACTACTATTTGTTCATATCAGTTCTTAATTATGattgtacaataaaaattgCACTGActacatatatacaaaaatataaagttatgcCACCCTTAGATTTTGGGGATGAAGGCAAGAAAAACATCTGAATGAGTAGGTTTGTTTTTTGTGCAGTGGGGTGTGTAGCAGGCTAAATGTATCGCAGTAACAATTGCTAGATTGAAATCTTTTTCTATAGGATAGTAAATAAGCATTAACTTGGAGAGgacattattatttcaaattcaGAACTTGAGAGTTGAGAGGCGCTTGTGACGAACCACTAAAATTGTCATTATTACAATGTtttgttgaaaacaaaaaatatgtacctattgagTAAATAAGACAcatattctatatttataaatgtataattgtTATATTGTGGTAAGAGGTTAAAAGGcattctatttttttatccCAGATATCAATGCActgacaataaaaataagtatttttctaCAAGTATTCAGATATTGTATTGAAGTGTAGTAAACtgtgtaaataaaaacattattgtttaatatagtcttttattaattaacctttttgttttttaaactgtattaatttatttatagtacttCACTGACGaaaaaacatggatttttttgacatttgacattatCTAATAAATCTTTTGGTCACCCTATAACTTGAGAACAATTTCACCAATTTCcttttttgtctttattaataCTTTTGACATAAAGAAGGCTCTAAGGTAATAAACAGTTGAGAATATTGCAccggaaattttaaaatatgattatttttattgttattcaaGCAACTGTATCAATTTGGATATAGCTATTTTATGAACAGTTAAAGCATAAAcaaatgctactttttatcccgacaTTCACTAAATGATTGGATCACAGATCTGCGGGCCACAGCAAGTTCAGTAATAAATTACAAGGTAATCTGACAAATGCTTTGTTAAATATGTAGAACTCTTTATATCTCGTTATACTTAACAGGCTGGCCCTgaaatttatgaataaaactaAGAAAAGATACTAGATTTTATAATGAACCagtctattttttttgtattgcaaTAACAACAATTGACAGCCTCATTGGCACAGTGGTATGAGCTGTGgatacaagacagaggtcctgggttcgatccccggctgggctgattgaagttttcttaattggtccaggtctggctggtgggaggctttggcttgTTACCACTCTACTGACCTAGCATTCTGGTATAATGTTGTATAGAAACCTaaagatttcatcctacttgtaatgagttagcctgcttccatcttagattgcatcatcacttaagattaattaataatttatctgTTAACAGATGTACATATAATCTAAATCGGATAAATCCATATTGGATTTTTGATGCTTAATATATTAACTAAATTTGGGTATAGTAATTAAAACTGCCAGAAGCTTTAGGTATCCACTAATTTACAAAGAAATACTGtgtgataaaaagtatttatttgaaAGAAGTTCCAAAAAGAATGTCACTTTATATTATGATTACACCAGTTATAGCAATGAATATTGAATAACAAAGTATAAAACATTAGGCAACTACAGATTACAACAACATAGTTACAACATAGTTACAACAAAGAAAACGCTGTGTGTAATATTTAAGTCAAACAGCAAGTTCAAATTACGTCGACGGTGCGATAACCTTTCATATCGCTATTATTCGAGTCTCCCGCCAATTGAAATCTTAGCCCATGTTTCATATTTCACTTCAATGATCACTGACAGTTTTGCTCTTGCACAAGTCACTTCACTTGTCAACTAATCAACCTATACGAGGATTGATCTTATTtccagaaaatattaatataaattaaaatgtttactatCGACGCACCGCCGGAAATACAAAATACAGAGTACTGTAATTACCGATCACCGTTGAGCACCAGATATGCGTCCAAAGAGATGCAATACAATTTTAGTGACCAAAAGAAATTCTCTACATGGAGAAAAATGTGGATTTACTTAGCCAAAGCAGAGAAGGTGAGtcaaaactctttttttttggaattaatGATatcacaacaaaaacaaattttttgattttgttattgttttgatttgacaTTTTTAGGTTATGTTTAGAAACCTCAGAATTCGGATACTCGTAccgtataattttaaattgagtatcgagtataaacattttaattagtaTCATTCACAGAGTAACTAAAgtaagtctttacaagcaatgTACTGAAGGTGAAGGCGGTGAAAGCCATTAGAAGAAACaaacgtctccttgacaaccgcacaaacaaacttttttaaatttttgtatttcgtTTAACACtaatttacgtaaattaatatactataataatcaataattaccaataaaaaatactccatcttattttgttagtttttgtgttctttcagtttttaaaatatttaaaaacataaaacgtcattttcttcaataatattgaaaattactcgTGCGACAGtttgtgtcgtactgattcgagaatgtattacttttttaattttgtatttgtagcggctacgacaccgtcgtgttcctcCAAACTCCACCTTTATATTATTGATTGACCTTTATATCTGTGATACCATTTatgataatttgaaaatatcccaaaaataataatttaaaaaattaaactttcggAAAGGTTACTAGTTCTAATAGTTCCAGCAAAAAACAGTTCAATTATTAAACTGTGCTTTtgctttggatcacgaggtctaGAATTCTAATGGGTTATGGGTAATTACCTACTACTTCTTACCTAATTACCTAGCTGTGTTAAACAAGGGCTTTTGGCTGAAAGAGTAAGACTAAGACtaagacagttcactgatgttgatacagctaggctagtttattttgcgtactttcacagcgtaatgtcttacggtattttattgtggggcaaggctgccgatatacaatctatatttgtacttcaaaaaagagcaattcgagcaatatatcaattaaaatcacgcgagtgccttcgtcaaaagtttaaagaaataggtatactaacagtagcctgtcaatatatatataacagtatagtctgtgtaagacaaaatattaatttgtacaaatgAAAAgtagatttaaacccacgtcttactagacacgggcataagttagttatttctgcatatcgtctccaaagagtaaaaaaatcttttgtaggtttgggtgtactcttctataacaagatccccaagactgtgatggacctgccaatgcatagctttaagcaatgtgttaaaaaacatttacttagtcgaggttactacaacattgatgagttccttaaagataaaagcgcttggaggccattggatcagcttccaccttcacacaggaaataaaactataagaaattgtaattgttatcaattgtaaattataatactgtatgactttttcaaaggagcaactgttgagtttcttgccggtatctccTCAGTAGAACcttccttccgaaccggtggtagaatctttacaaatagtcaactgacgtgtcaaaagtgcttgtaaaccgagcctactgaaataaatgatttttgatttgatttgaaaacaGATCAACAGATAGATCAAACTGAAACTATATTATGTTCAGTACAAGAGAATAAACaagtaataagtatttatacttACTACTTGTGAGGAAAATAAGACTCATTCATATCgtgcaaatatatttatttacttaaaaaaacatacactcaatgcaatattataatactcATTGCAATAACTTATTGgtaatataacatattataaaaacaaaaataaacaaccgAGTCACAACATTtacgtattttatattatttatatacattcaATATTATGGTACGCGGATACCTCTCCCCAAATGCATATTACTTATAAGGTAACAATAGCGCCTGATTACATGTTaagcaataaaaaatgtaattaaggTATTTAAACTATTACACAGATGTTTTTAAATTGACAAATAATCCAGTTAACAActcttgttattaaatattcacTTCAATATCTTTTTACATTtccgttttttattttgttctacTTTAAACTGTGAAGTACAATATTAGGcacttacaatattataatgcaCTTAATTGTATAACATACATtactatgtatttatataaaatacttatttaattatacttaatGAGATTACGAAATCTTCTACTACTACTAGGACTACATATATAGAAAACAAGataattagaaatataaaaaaacataaatttattagttttgttaTTGTATACATATAGCGTTTGAAGATTTGAtggataaaaagaaaatagtatAGTAAAACTTAAATACCACTGGACGGATACTGATTACTGCTTTGGCCTCCCTATACAATCATCAATCAATTAAGTATAacttaaaatctaaaaataacataacaaaataacaaaaaattactttattttattttatacattttcgtGGTTTATTTGCTGAATTTCTGAATGTTTGAAAAGTAATAAAAGCCGAATGCGTCCCTAAATGGAGCAATACTTTTTTAAGTTCGCGTTAGGGGTGAACTAGGTATTAGGTACATGTTTTTGTATAATACTGCTTACTTACaatactttaaaaatttaaatactgtGGTATAGATTAGTAAGTTAgttttattatacatacataatattatatacactaCATTACCAACGGTGGTTTCTCTCGTTCTTGGTTACAAAACGTTTAAAAAGTAATGTTATAcaatttgtcctttttttttgttttgaaaaaaaaaatgaatttagaaattcaaattaattatttttataaaagataacTCAATGATCTTTATCCAGGAATCTACCTAGTGGATTATATTcataatgatatttaataagtactgcatttaaatacaatttactcAAGTGGGTAACATTGATATTGAAAGGGAATGTATTAGTATTTCTTTATCTTACctgtctaaaaatataaattaacaataatttttattaataaaacttataccATTTATTACGATTTCCATTatgagataaaataataattatcttattTTCTAAGTACTTAtagaaaaattttcatttctaacTTGCACTGTCTCGgccgaaagtaatgatttttttattcatataaacAGCTGCGTCATTGGACAACTCTTAGAAACTtatattctaaataaaataaaattaaaataatcaaagcTACACTCCAGGACAActcaaacaatattataatatgtacaaaGTATCCGATCATTACGTATAATACACCTACACACCTACATTCAAACGTATGCTTTGGgagtaaataaaaatcatattaataaatcgttaaactaaatttaaaataaatatacattgattaataaattcttttgcataataaacttaatttaaaagtaataattttatttataaatatttcagaacgttgtttttaatatggccaatatGGCTGCCTATTATTTTGActgtcaattttaaatttcaaacggGCAAAAGTAAGACAAACCTATCTGGCCCGCTGTTGTCgcgctttatttttttataattttaaaatggcgACCGCTGCCGGTAACTCTATGCCTCCTTTGCGTTAGTTTCAGCTTTGGCCACCGCGTCAGATAATTTTGTGGGACATTATTAAACGGTGCAAAAGAATTTTGAtgtattcataattaattaataatcagATTCTTTTCTAAAAGTAAAGAAGGCGTGAATAAGGAATACTGCAGCGTCGATGACGGCAAAGACGCCTGAAGATAAGATGAGGTCGTAGGCCTCCTTGTTGGGACGAACATTCGCGTAGTAGGACCTGTGCCagtctgtaaaataaaaaaaacttatacaaTAAATTCATCTACCGTAATACCTTGtctaacatactcgtagtacaccataataacaaaaaaaatatgaataggtACATGGATTCTGTATAATCAAAAAACATTATTCACCTATTCTCTTACCAGTCTTACTCTAAAGctaataaaaagtttgtttgtttgtttgtttaaatgcgctcaggaactactgattcgaATGTAAAAAAAAGACATCACGCTATGACTATGAGGCAAGCATCAATGAAAAAGGggaaaaaatgttaatttacatAGAGCCTCCATTGTCTACGCTGTGTAAACGGTTAGTTACCACAAAGCATAGCGGTTATGACGGTTCAATTCAAATTTCATCCATTTTttttccaagcggacgaagcCGCAGGCGTTAGTTAGtaatttataaagtaaaaacatacatacatacgtaatttataaaaaaaaaacgctactTATAGCCTTTTGGATGTTTTATTGTAGCCATGTACGTATTGTATGTAGTGTATTGTATCAATTAAGTATGACCTGGTATGACTAAGCCAGTTCTTACATAAGAAcataataactatataaattgCACttgatacatttaaaattatacataattgtTTTACGTTTGCACCTACTTCGCGTGAGAAAATCGgctataaacaaaacaaacatgcGTTACATACGCacttacttataatatatgAGTACTAACGAAACttcgcggtttcgcccgcgtagttcGTATTCCTgtgggagtacggggataaactatagcctatgttactccctgataatgtagctttttactggtgaaagaatttttcaaatcggtctagtagttttgagtttatacgttacatacaaaaatacgaatatttcctctttataatattagtttagtcgTGTCATGGATTTTCACAgcgatacttattataaagaagaaacgttgattgtttgtttgtagcgaatagagcccgaaactactggacctatattaaaaattgtttcaccaatGTGAAGCAACTTTATCAGCTAGTCGAGAGACGAGTACACTATATTATATCCCATATTCTCAGGTAAATATTGGAGCGGGTAGTATCCAAAATCTATACTCTACCGGTCGCTCTTGATCCACATTAAAGTAtatgtcattcattcattcattcatgtaataaattttttcgAGTTCCGAAAATCGAATTAAACGATGAAAATGGCAATTTTACAGTATAGTTCAAGACTTCTTCTTTTTGTTctatggctccgcgcgtcgagcgattgagccagtATCAAgtgcattttttataattcaagaCTTACGTGTAAGTCCAtcagatacttttttttataaaaacaaaagaatatttctcaattttttttaattaagatcaatattcctattctcctccaactaatcgggaaagactgtgttagaagTAAAGTAGGTATGGCAATAGACCAACAGAGCGAAAATCGAACCACCACGAACCACGATAAGTCCgcccgctcttaccgttgagctattgaggcttcaggATTTATTTGAGGTTTTAAAAAATGAACTACGCGGACAAAACCGATAGGGTCCATTAGTAAGATATAAACAactatagcctcaatagctccccgccccgttggtctattgtcgtacccactcgtaacacagtctttcccgactaaaaaaaaaaaataaggcaaatattctttaaaaaaaaactacagaacaTGACATACCATAGAAAATGATTCCGGCCGAAGCGAtgaacaagatggcgcccacgGCTGAAAAGGCCAGCGAAGTCTTCCACGCCGCGGACTCCCCCAACAACCGCGCTAGGATCAGCACACcggtgatgatgatgtaacCTGTAATacaattcatcattattaacagccttTTGTTAA
This genomic window contains:
- the LOC112046514 gene encoding uncharacterized protein LOC112046514, producing the protein MSAGDRESEAQAKKGEDGQTTEGGSRAAIALKEHWCVSLRIVEFILAVIAIGLLVGTQYAPQVLHSNIRHISLVYSAYSSYIIITGVLILARLLGESAAWKTSLAFSAVGAILFIASAGIIFYDWHRSYYANVRPNKEAYDLILSSGVFAVIDAAVFLIHAFFTFRKESDY